The Citrus sinensis cultivar Valencia sweet orange chromosome 4, DVS_A1.0, whole genome shotgun sequence DNA segment GGCACAAGCGGATGGGGCATTTTCATTATTCTGCATTAGATTACATGCAGAAAAATGATCTTGTGCAAGGAATGACTTTCAATGGAGGAGGAGCATCAGTGTGTGGAGTCTGTCAGCTGGGAAAACAAGCTAGATTGTCATTCCCTGTTAATAAGGCATGGAGAGCAGTTGAGAAGCTTCAGTTAATCCACACAGATGTTTGTGGACCTATGAGGACTGCATCCTTAAATGGTAATAGGTACTTCATGGTtcttattgatgattttagtaGAATGTGTTGGGTTTACTTTCTCAAACAAAAATCTGAAGTTGCTAGTGTGTTTTGGAAGTTTAAAACATGGATTGAAAATCAAAGTGGCTGTAAAATCAAGGTGATCAGATCTGATAATGGGACTGAATATACAACTGATAAATTTGCTAAGTTTTGCGAAGCTGCAGGGATTGAACATCAGCTTACAGCAACCTATacacctcaacaaaatggagtcaGTGAGAGGAAAAACAGGACAGTCATGGAGATGGCTAGATGTTTGTTGTTTGAGAAGGAAATGCCAAAAATGTTTTGGGCTGAGGCTGTTAATACTGTTGTATTTCTGCAAAACAGGTTACCAACAAAGGCTTTAAATGGAAAAACACCTTTTGAAGCCTGGTTTGGTTTTAAACCCTCTATTAATAACTTAAGAATTTTTGGTTGCATGTGTTTTACTCATGTTCCAGATGCAAAAAGAGAGAAGTTGGATCAAAAAGCAGAATATGGAGTTTTTGTAGGATACAGTACTCTCACCAAAGGTTATAGAGTTTATCAACCTTTGACGGGAAGAATCATAGTGAGTAGAGATGTTAAATTTGATGAAGCCGGAGGATGGAATTGGGAAACAGCTGAACCAAAGCAAGCTTTTGCAGAAGAAAAAGCACCAGAATTGCTAGATGATGATATAATTGATGATGAGCCAATAAGAGGTACCAGACCACTTAcagaaatttatcaaaagtgCAATATGGTTGTGCTTGAACCTGCAGGTTATGATGAGGCTGCTAAAGATCCAAAGTGGCTTGAAGCAATGGAAGATGAGATCAAGATGATTCACAAGAATCAAACTTGGGAGTTGGTGGACAGACCACTACACAAGAAAACTATTGGAGTGAAATGGGTTTATAGAACCAAACTCAATGCTGATGGTTCTGtaaacaaattcaaagcaagGCTGGTTGTAAAAGGGTATGCTCAACTATTTGGTGTTGACTTTTCTGAAACGTTTGCACCTGTAGCACGGCTGGACACCATCAGATTGCTTCTAGCACTTGCAGCACAAAAGCAGTGGAAAATCTACCAGCTTGATGTTAAATCAGCCTTTTTAAATGGCTATTTGGATGAAGAAATCTTTGTTGAGCAGCCTGAGGGTTTTGTTGCAGATCTAAAGAaagtatatttattaaaaaaggcATTATATGGCTTGAAGCAGGCTCCAAGAGCTTGGTACAGCAGGATTGATGATCATTTGCTGAACATAGGCTTCAACAAGAGCATGAGTGAATCAACTTTGTATATTCAAGTAATTAATCATGAATTGATTGTTGTTTCactttatgttgatgatttgCTTGTCACAGGAAGCAATGAAGAATTAGTGAAGCAATTTAAGGTTCAAATGATGCAAGCATTTGAAATGACTGATCTAGGAGAGATGACTTTCTTTTTAGGTCTGGAAATTCAAAAGTCACAGCAAGGGATCTTCATTGGACAGCAAAAATATGCTAAAGAAGtgctaaaaaaattcaacatggAGGATTGCAAGTCAGTATGTACTCCTTTAGctcaaaatgagaaatttagTAAAGATGATGGTGCTGAAAAGATTGACGAAGCATTATATAGGAGTCTTATAGGTTGCTTGATGTATTTGACAGCAACAAGACCTGATATAATGTTTACTGTGAGTTTGCTGTCCAGATATATGCATTGTGCAAGTGAATTGCACTACAAGGCTGCTAAAAGGGTGCTCAGGTATATCAAGGGAACTTTGGATCatggaataaaatttgagaaggAAGACAAGCTCATTTTGCATGGTTTTGCTGATAGTGATTGGGCAGGATCCTGTGATGATATGAGGAGCACGTCAGGCTATTTGTTTAGTCTTGGTTCAGGTTGTTTCTGTTGGAGTTCAAAGAAGCAGGAAATCGTAGCTCAGTCTACTGCTGAGGCTGAGTATATTGCAGCTGCTGCTGCAGTCAATCAAGCCTTATGGCTAAGGAAGCTTATGACAGATTTGAAAATGATTCAGGATTATGCAACTGAAATCTTTGTTGATAATCAAGCTGCCATAGCAATTTCTAACAATCCAGTGTTCCATGGGAAGACAAagcatttcaaaattaagtattatttTGTTAGAGAAGTCCAGAAGAATGATGAAGTAAGGCTCGTGTATTGCAAGACTGAAGATCAGCTAGCTGACATTTTGACAAAGGGACTGTCAAAGTCAAGATTTGAGTTGTTGAAGAAAAGAATTGGTGTCTGCAGCAAAAATAGCAAGGAGGAGTGATGACAATGCTATATTTGCTGCAGGATttgagtaaaaataaaaacagcaAGATTTGATTATGCTGTCAATAAAATCCTGCAAGAttgtaggaaaaaaaatttgtttttgaattgtaTGATATCAGATATGTGTTAAAGATATGTAGGCAGATTTTTTggctttgtttgtttcttttcatgtataaattcaaatattgcaGCAATGAATTATAATGCAATTAGCAGCCCCAATTTCTCTGTgtactcttttctttgtttaaaacCAACAACGGATCCTTTCATCCGTTTCTGGTGATCATCAGTCGGTCTTTGCCAAGAAAGAGAATACCAATGCAGTTGTACTTGTTGCAAGCCAGGTCCATTGAGCTGAATGTTCATCCTTTGTCAATCAAATGACAATACTTTGGTCTTTTACCTCGAAGAGATATTACATTAAATGACAAATAAGAAAACTAGTAAAAAACGAGGAAaccaaattgtttttgtttgtcttACACTTGAAAAAATTATCTGGGCAGCTTTCGCTCTGAACTGATAGTTTAGGCTTGATATCTCTTTCACGCTTTTGCAGAAAACTCTGCCAGTACTGGTGGCAGTTGTGGAGGAGCTGGGTGGTGCATTCGGTGAATCTGGTTTGCTTGTTCTCATTCTTCTTTGTCTATAAACTTCATCGTTTCTGACATTGAACCAGTATATGACGATTATCATCGACTCATTCCTAGTTAACTTCTGGCTTCGGAGAGATAAAGATCCCTCATGCAACAATGCCAAGGTAGATTGAGTATCGGGGACACTCACATTGATACTCGTCAGGAGCCAAGTTCTTTTTCGGCCATCTTCCAAAAGTCATAATCAACTCGCTAGCTGTTTATCCCCAATTGTCCTGCATCTTGGGCATGTCAATGTAAATTGTATTTTGCATTTTGGGCATGTCTAGTAGTAGATCACCCAATTGGATTTGGAATATGGCTGGTATGTGCTGCTTTGTAGCTGCAAAAACGCCAGCGTTTGGTCATGCCAATTGTAAATTTACAAGAGGGTTCTTTATtagaagaaaaagtaaatgtcattttttttaaaacaacagTCCCTACATTTCGTTTTCATGCCAacgaaattaaagaaataaattaattgaacatAATAGTCTTTTAAACTCGGTGGACCACATCTAGAAGAAAATCCAACCATTCTATATTTGTTCCAATACCATTGCTTTTTGGTGCAACTACTTTTTCTACCCCTTTTACTTTGGTGGGGTGCAATCACCAGcccccaaatatttttaacttttattgatataaattaatgtctGATTTGGCAAATGGGGTAAATCTAAATCAACTGACGGTAAATGTATTTTGCGTTCACGGCCCTTATTCGCGAGTGAGTGAAATTTTCCATCCTAGCTAAAAATAAACTTGTCACGGTAAAATTTCTCATACCTATCTATGCATGGCGAGTgaaatcaaaatcagatttgTTAGAAAAAGTTGGAAACTTATTTTCAATAGGCAATGGCTATTATTTTACGAGTCAATGTTTCAACTTTCAACATGATGATGTTTTGCTTTCGGCTTTGTCTCCCGAGCTTTTTcctagaaattattttattatcgtcatatgaaaattacaaatacCATACAAGacatattatattaattcacCTAGACCCGGTTGTTGATCAGCAAAGTCATTAAATCTACagtttaattacataataacCTCTATCCAATTGGGTggctaataattttcataactaatattattaacGCAACTGTAAATTCCATttgtattatcattattattattattatttctagcTGTGGTTTTTGCTGAACCATACAACCTCTGCAAAGTAGCAGCAGCATTTTATCCTGTGGGGCTTTTGCTATTTGTATGAATTCTGCTGGTTTAGCGTAAGCCTTTGGCAGTGTATATATAATtccaatttttcaaattatagaaagtttttgACAAATAAATTTTGGGGTTGGTTTGTTGATGACTAAAATTCAGCCACtttatgtttataaatatatttattcaaaGCATACAACACAGTCTCTCTAAGAAGCATAAAGATATTATCTTCCTCAGCAGCAGCAGTTTTTTCAGTTTCTTTCAGGTTCTCTCtcacttcttcttcttattattgttGCTATTTTTATCAGCAATACACTTGATTTTGGTAACAACTGTGttaattttgttcatttaGAATATTGGTTTGtgaatttaagttaattttggaTTAACATTCCAGAGAGGTTTATATGTTTGTTTAACATCATAATCGTCACTACTGCCCACGGAGTCCATTTTGAGAATCTTTAGCATGTGATGCTAATTTTCAGATTCAAAGTCATACGAGgtcttaaattttgattaagaTGGAATAAAATCAGTAAAGTTTTgctttatatttgttttgtgaAGATTTTGTTTTGTAGTTCTCTCATTGTTGTTGTGAGTATAGCAACCACGTGTTAAGTTTAAACCAAAATAGCTAGGATTTTTCTTATACATGATCAATCAATCAGTGATATTGTTCtaattgaattataaattCTTCATTCTAGGAATGATCCGGGAAATTACAGTGATATTGTTGATTGGGTTTGTGGCATGGGCGTATCAAGCTACTCGCCCTCCGCCTCCCAATGTTTGTGGCTCCCCTGGTGGCCCTGCCATTACAGCACCTAGAATCAAGCTGAGGGATGGGAGGCATTTGGCTTACAAGGAGCATGGCGTGTCTAAAGAATTGGCCAAATATAAGATTATCTTTGTTCATGGTTTTGGCTCTTCTAGACATGATGCTGCTATTGCAGCAAACCTCTCACCAGTACTTGAAATTCCTCAACTCAATTGAATATCCAACTTCATTGTTgcatttgaattttcatttgttcAATGGTTGTGTTGGTTCACTTAACTTCACGGTGCTTGCTTGCATATCATTTCAGGAAGTTGTTGATGAATTGGGGATATACATTGTGTCATTTGACAGACCAGGGTATGGTGAAAGTGACCCCGATCCAAAACGAACAAGGAAAAGTTTGGCACTGGATATCGAAGAGCTTGCTGATGAGTTAGGACTCGGATCCAAATTCTAtgttgttgggttttctatggGCGGCCAGGTGGTTTGGAGCTGCCTCAAGTACATCCCTCACAGGTAATAGAGTATAAGCAAATGGATTGTGCTTAAATTGCCCTGATAACAACACTGGTATTGCTGGAGATCTTCTGCCTTTTCGGCTAtgttaagaataaaatagGACGATATTAATAAAGAACCTGAGTCAAAGAACAAGCAAAAATGCAATTGAATCACAACCTATCAGTATgaagtttcattttttaaacaatttatatGCAATATGGATTTTATTTGAGTACAAACtacttgtttttttatttttgtattagaATCTGGTGCTGATTTTTGTAAGCTGGATTTTTGCTTTGCGTACAGGCTAACTGGAGCAGCACTAATCGCTCCAGTGATTAACTACTGGTGGCCTGGCTTTCCTGCCAACTTAACCAAAGAAGCATACTACCTACAATTGCCACAGGATCAATGGGCTCTGCGAGTCGCTCACTATGCTCCATGGCTTGCCTACTGGTGGAATactcaaaaattatttcctcCATCTGCTGTTGTAGCTCGTAGGCCTGAGATTTTTTCTGCCCAAGATGTACAACTTATGCCTAAGCTGGCTGTGAGACAAATCAACAGGGTACAATTTATGCCTGGCCATTGATTAAAGAATCGACCCTAGGATAAAACCTAGAATTTAGAAATGAATTCATCTGCAGTATCCATCTTCAACGGAAAAGTTTCTGAACCTTTAATTACTAGTCGATCTAAATGATGTTGCGATGCATGTTATCTATACAAGGAAAAAGTGTTCTTAAAATGTCATAACTTAATGTACAAGAAGCTGAGTTGCTCCTATATATATTCTGCAGGCACAGGTAATTCAGCAAGGTGTACACGAGTCTCTATTTCGTGACATGATGATAGGATTTGGGACTTGGGAATTCGATCCTATGGACCTGGAGAACCCTTTTCCTAATAGTGAAGGCTCCGTCCATCTATGGCAAGGTGATGAAGATAGGCTTGTACCTGTAATCCTGCAACGATACATTTCCAAAAAACTTCCATGGATTCGCTATCATGAAATACCAGGTTCTGGACACTTGATTGCAGACGCTGATGGGATGACCGAGGCTATCATAAAAGCACTATTACTTGGTGAGAAAGTAACATTATCATGACTTAACTAGCCTATTAGGTGCCAatccatttattttctttttcctcttaaGTGATGTAAGAGCAAacattcaaattattattcatagtcaagtaaaacaatttttaagtATTGTACTTTGGTTTCCCTTGCATTGAACTGAGCTGAACctacaaaaagaaaagcatgGTTACACGGATGGTAACTGATTACTAGTTCAACGACTTGATGCGCAACTCTCTTGCTGCCATTTTAACCTCAGTTTCCTCATGCTTCCAAAAGGATCCAAAAGGCTTGCACAAGTAGAACTAACAATCACTTTCTCAAGTTCGATGGCATTTTCAAGAATTTCTGAACAATTGGACTTCCAAGTTCCAATGAACTCGATCGATCCACCTCATTGAGAAAATGACATTGATTAATTGTTGTTTactaccctttttttttttaaagacaaGAGTTAAAGagagatattttattaacaaatgaaaatgtCTAAAGAAAGTACAATAACAGATAAAGTAATTAGTACAAACAACAATACATGTTGATTAAAATGAACTTATTTAAAGGGAAATGGTAAAAACCCTTCTCTGCATATTACAACAACacaattctaaataaaaacaaaaacacaaaaccGATAACAGAAGAAAAGGCTTCAAGCAGCTTCACTGATCCTCATCACCACTGGCAGCAGCACCACCATCAGTATCAGCAGCTGGTTCGGCATCTTCTAAGACATAGCCAAATTTCTCCGAGACTTTCCTTTTCAAGTCTTGCTTTTCTTCGCCACTGAGACTCGTTAATGGCACAATGGTGCCATTCCAGCCATTGCCATTCTTAAACGCGATGGCTACTTCTGCTTCAGCGACTGACCCGACCTCAATGGTCGTAGCTGCAAGCAACTGTTGAGCAATTTCAGCTAGCTCTTCTTCAGCAGCAATCCTTGCAGCCCTTGCTTCATTGAATGCTTGCTGCTCGTGCTCCTCTTCCCTCCTCGCTTCTCTGAAAATCTCTCTGTTTCTGTTTCTTCGAACACGATAAAAATTATCTGTC contains these protein-coding regions:
- the LOC102616911 gene encoding uncharacterized protein LOC102616911; the encoded protein is MIREITVILLIGFVAWAYQATRPPPPNVCGSPGGPAITAPRIKLRDGRHLAYKEHGVSKELAKYKIIFVHGFGSSRHDAAIAANLSPEVVDELGIYIVSFDRPGYGESDPDPKRTRKSLALDIEELADELGLGSKFYVVGFSMGGQVVWSCLKYIPHRLTGAALIAPVINYWWPGFPANLTKEAYYLQLPQDQWALRVAHYAPWLAYWWNTQKLFPPSAVVARRPEIFSAQDVQLMPKLAVRQINRAQVIQQGVHESLFRDMMIGFGTWEFDPMDLENPFPNSEGSVHLWQGDEDRLVPVILQRYISKKLPWIRYHEIPGSGHLIADADGMTEAIIKALLLGEKVTLS